Proteins from a single region of Haloterrigena alkaliphila:
- a CDS encoding RNA-guided endonuclease InsQ/TnpB family protein: protein MAKRVVTRTYTASIRNQSRVSDDLDSLGFAASKLWNVGRWTCSRIWDEIDYIPEHDELTAYLKSHERYDDLHSQSSQRVLQELAEAFNGWYGKRRNGDTNANPPGYRKHGDEHPRSTVTFKNKGFKLDTKYQRVRLSKGSNLKEYWSDFILCEYQTRPDVDLSTVENVQQVRGVWTGDEWELHFVCKVEIEVSEAPGEKTVGVDLGINNFAALAYEDGHSELYPLNCLKQDDYYFSKRIARCDDSDSEQATRLHRKKSARRTHYFHTLSKHIVQRCVDEGVGTIVVGDLSGIREDEENDEAKNWGKHGNLDLHSWAFDRFTDLLEYKVEMEGITVEQVSERDTSKSCSCCGRTRKANRVERGLYVCDECGMVANADVNGAENIRQKVSPSLSCDGGDRSNGWLAQPSTFLFDKETGAFTPQEQVTS from the coding sequence ATGGCGAAACGGGTCGTCACCCGCACCTACACTGCTTCCATTCGGAACCAGTCACGGGTGTCTGACGATCTCGATTCGCTCGGGTTCGCCGCCTCGAAACTCTGGAACGTCGGACGGTGGACGTGCAGTCGCATCTGGGATGAAATCGACTACATCCCTGAACACGACGAACTCACCGCGTACCTCAAGTCACACGAACGCTATGATGACCTGCATTCTCAGTCAAGTCAGCGCGTTCTTCAAGAACTCGCTGAAGCGTTCAACGGCTGGTACGGCAAACGACGTAACGGAGACACGAACGCAAACCCGCCCGGCTACCGCAAACACGGCGATGAACACCCCCGAAGCACGGTCACGTTCAAGAACAAAGGCTTCAAACTCGACACGAAGTACCAGCGAGTCCGCCTCTCTAAAGGCTCGAACCTCAAGGAGTACTGGTCGGACTTCATCCTCTGCGAGTACCAGACTCGCCCCGACGTTGATCTCTCCACTGTGGAGAACGTCCAACAAGTACGGGGCGTCTGGACTGGTGACGAGTGGGAGCTACACTTCGTTTGCAAAGTCGAAATCGAAGTATCAGAAGCACCCGGTGAGAAGACGGTGGGTGTTGACCTCGGTATCAACAACTTCGCTGCCCTCGCCTACGAGGACGGTCACAGTGAGTTGTACCCACTCAACTGCTTGAAGCAGGATGACTACTACTTCAGCAAGCGCATCGCTCGGTGTGACGACTCTGACTCCGAGCAGGCCACGCGGTTGCACCGGAAGAAGTCGGCTCGCCGAACCCACTACTTCCACACACTTTCCAAACACATAGTTCAGCGGTGTGTAGATGAGGGAGTTGGAACCATCGTGGTGGGTGACCTCTCTGGTATCCGCGAAGACGAGGAGAACGACGAGGCGAAGAACTGGGGCAAGCACGGCAACCTTGACCTGCACTCGTGGGCGTTCGACCGATTCACCGACCTACTCGAATACAAGGTCGAGATGGAAGGCATCACGGTCGAACAGGTATCGGAGCGCGATACCTCGAAGTCGTGTTCGTGTTGTGGCCGTACACGAAAAGCAAACCGTGTCGAACGCGGGTTGTATGTGTGCGATGAATGCGGGATGGTGGCAAATGCCGATGTGAACGGCGCTGAGAATATTCGACAGAAAGTATCTCCGAGTCTCTCCTGTGACGGGGGAGATAGGAGTAACGGCTGGTTGGCACAGCCATCGACGTTCCTGTTTGACAAGGAAACTGGTGCGTTCACACCTCAAGAACAGGTCACGTCGTAA
- the gdhB gene encoding glutamate dehydrogenase GdhB, whose product MTVADQQSEPESESAVETARRQLERAAAHLDVDEGIVERLRYPTSVHRVTVPLERDDGSREMFTGYRAHHDSVRGPYKGGLRYHPEVSEDECVGLSMWMTWKCAVMDLPFGGGKGGVVVNPKELSAEEKERLTRRFAEELRPVIGPMKDIPAPDMGTDPQTMAWFMDAYSMQEGETTPGVVTGKPPVVGGSYGREEAPGRSVGIITREAMEYYDWDVEETTVAVQGFGSVGANAARYLDDLGASVVAVSDVDGAVYDPNGLDTSDVEDHDERPGMVSGYDAPETLTNEELLELDVDVLIPAAIGNVLTGENARDVDADMIVEGANGPTTTTADRIFAERGVHVIPDIIANAGGVTVSYFEWLQDINRRKWSLERVNEELETEMCQAWADVRGEYDARDVTWRDATYIVGLERVAAAHEARGLWP is encoded by the coding sequence ATGACAGTCGCCGACCAGCAGTCCGAACCCGAGTCGGAGAGCGCGGTCGAAACAGCCCGTCGCCAGCTCGAGCGCGCCGCGGCCCATCTCGACGTCGACGAGGGGATCGTCGAGCGACTGCGCTACCCGACGAGCGTCCACCGGGTGACGGTCCCCCTCGAGCGCGACGACGGCTCCCGCGAGATGTTCACGGGGTATCGCGCCCACCACGACAGCGTCCGCGGGCCGTACAAGGGCGGACTGCGCTACCATCCGGAGGTGAGCGAAGACGAGTGCGTCGGGCTCTCGATGTGGATGACCTGGAAGTGCGCGGTGATGGACCTCCCCTTCGGCGGCGGCAAGGGCGGCGTCGTGGTCAACCCGAAAGAACTCAGCGCGGAGGAAAAAGAGCGGCTCACCCGCCGTTTCGCGGAGGAACTGCGGCCCGTGATCGGCCCGATGAAGGACATCCCCGCGCCGGACATGGGAACCGATCCGCAGACGATGGCGTGGTTCATGGACGCCTACTCGATGCAGGAGGGCGAGACGACCCCCGGCGTCGTCACCGGGAAGCCGCCGGTCGTCGGCGGCTCCTACGGTCGCGAGGAGGCGCCGGGACGGAGCGTCGGCATCATCACGCGCGAGGCGATGGAGTACTACGACTGGGACGTCGAGGAGACGACCGTCGCCGTCCAGGGCTTCGGCAGCGTCGGCGCCAACGCGGCCCGCTACCTCGACGACCTCGGCGCGTCCGTCGTCGCCGTTTCGGACGTCGACGGCGCCGTCTACGATCCGAACGGCCTCGACACCTCCGACGTCGAGGACCACGACGAGCGGCCGGGGATGGTCTCGGGCTACGACGCGCCCGAGACGCTCACCAACGAGGAACTGCTCGAGCTGGACGTCGACGTGCTCATCCCCGCCGCCATCGGGAACGTCCTGACCGGCGAGAACGCGCGCGACGTCGACGCCGACATGATCGTCGAGGGCGCCAACGGGCCGACGACCACCACGGCCGACCGCATCTTCGCCGAGCGAGGGGTTCACGTGATCCCCGATATCATCGCCAACGCCGGCGGCGTCACCGTCAGCTACTTCGAGTGGCTCCAGGACATCAATCGCCGGAAGTGGTCCCTCGAGCGCGTCAACGAGGAACTCGAGACCGAGATGTGTCAGGCCTGGGCCGACGTCCGCGGGGAGTACGACGCCCGAGACGTGACCTGGCGCGACGCGACCTACATCGTGGGCCTCGAGCGGGTCGCGGCGGCACACGAGGCGCGAGGACTCTGGCCGTAA
- a CDS encoding class 1 fructose-bisphosphatase has product MTVSDPVVESVVATISRSATEIRQGLIGRRGAVDEENPSGETQMEADVWADDMLRERLTAIDGVGQYASEERPEVEDCGGDPAAGDAYAVAVDPLDGSSNIKSNNAMGTIFGVYDDALPARGETLVAAGYVLYGPITTMVLATEETVSEYEMTGGERQLIERDVTLPADPVVYGFGGRVPDWPADFETYAREIEQELKLRYGGAMIADVNQVLTYGGVFAYPGLESRPEGKLRLQFEGNPIGYVVERAGGRSSDGTGSLLSVDPDALHDRTPVHVGNEGLIDRLEDALE; this is encoded by the coding sequence ATGACGGTGTCCGATCCAGTCGTCGAGAGCGTCGTCGCGACGATCAGCAGATCGGCGACCGAGATCAGACAGGGCCTCATCGGCCGGCGCGGCGCCGTCGACGAGGAGAATCCCAGCGGCGAGACCCAGATGGAAGCCGACGTCTGGGCCGACGACATGCTCCGCGAGCGCCTCACGGCCATCGACGGCGTCGGCCAGTACGCCAGCGAGGAGCGCCCCGAGGTCGAGGACTGCGGCGGTGATCCGGCGGCCGGCGACGCCTACGCGGTCGCGGTCGACCCGCTGGACGGCTCCTCGAACATCAAGTCCAACAACGCGATGGGGACGATCTTCGGCGTCTACGACGACGCGCTGCCCGCCCGCGGCGAGACGCTCGTCGCGGCCGGTTACGTCCTCTACGGACCGATCACGACGATGGTGCTGGCGACCGAGGAGACCGTCTCCGAGTACGAGATGACCGGCGGGGAGCGGCAACTCATCGAGCGCGACGTCACCCTGCCCGCGGATCCGGTCGTCTACGGCTTCGGTGGTCGCGTCCCCGACTGGCCGGCGGATTTCGAAACCTACGCCCGCGAGATCGAACAGGAACTCAAACTCAGGTACGGCGGTGCGATGATCGCCGACGTCAATCAGGTACTCACCTACGGCGGCGTCTTCGCGTACCCCGGCCTCGAGTCCCGTCCGGAGGGAAAACTGCGCCTCCAGTTCGAGGGGAACCCAATCGGCTACGTCGTCGAACGCGCCGGCGGCCGCTCCTCGGACGGTACCGGGTCGCTGCTGTCGGTCGACCCCGACGCGTTACACGACCGGACGCCGGTCCACGTCGGGAACGAGGGCCTGATCGACCGACTCGAGGACGCACTCGAGTGA
- a CDS encoding DUF6517 family protein yields the protein MNRRSVIACLGAAGLASLSGCLGLIGMAEHESSPAGVEAAAREETGYEQTEIEALPIERDVGPTNETVTVRNHMTKHEKRVGIMGLGERRAAIYNVLTTPQVSIFGRELNPVGEMSTQELIDLVRSNYDGINDISHEEDSDVTILGESTTQSRFTADATFDGQELEVDIHITEAVEADEDLLVTIGVYPRDLQSQEQPNIATLTESVTTDVDSDDSAGGSEDGGNSSSNETNDGSGDNESTDGILG from the coding sequence CTGAATCGACGAAGCGTCATCGCGTGCCTCGGGGCCGCCGGCCTCGCGAGTCTGTCGGGCTGTCTGGGATTGATCGGAATGGCGGAACACGAGTCCTCGCCCGCGGGCGTCGAAGCCGCCGCCCGCGAGGAGACCGGCTACGAACAGACCGAGATCGAAGCGCTCCCCATCGAGCGCGACGTCGGCCCCACGAACGAGACCGTCACGGTCCGCAACCACATGACCAAACACGAAAAACGGGTCGGGATCATGGGGCTCGGCGAGCGGCGCGCTGCCATCTACAACGTGTTGACGACCCCGCAGGTCAGCATCTTCGGACGGGAACTCAACCCCGTCGGAGAGATGTCGACGCAGGAACTCATCGACCTCGTCAGGAGCAACTACGACGGGATCAACGACATCTCCCACGAGGAAGACAGCGACGTCACGATCCTCGGCGAGTCGACGACCCAGTCGCGGTTCACCGCCGACGCGACGTTCGACGGGCAGGAACTCGAGGTCGACATCCACATCACCGAGGCCGTCGAGGCCGACGAGGACCTGCTCGTCACCATCGGCGTCTATCCCCGGGACCTGCAGAGCCAGGAGCAGCCGAACATCGCGACGCTCACCGAATCGGTGACCACCGACGTCGATTCGGACGACTCGGCCGGCGGTTCCGAGGACGGTGGGAACAGCAGCTCGAACGAAACCAACGACGGCAGCGGTGACAACGAAAGTACCGACGGCATCCTCGGTTGA
- a CDS encoding Glu/Leu/Phe/Val family dehydrogenase, which produces MAEEANPFESLQSQIDDAAAYLEVDDDVIERLKHPERVLETNLTVEMDDGSLERFKAFRSQFNGDRGPYKGGIRYHPQVSRDEVKALSGWMTYKTATADIPLGGGKGGIIIDPADYSESELERVTRAFAKELRPLIGEDRDVPAPDVNTGQREMNWIKDTYETLENTTEPGVITGKNLASGGSEGRVEATGRSTVIAAREAFDYLDKDLEGATVAVQGYGNAGWIAAKLIDEMGATVVAASDSSGAIYNPDGFDPVAAKDHKNETGSVIGFEGSEEELTNEDLLTLDVDLLIPAALENAIDADLAEDVEADVISEAANGPLTPGADEVLAEKDVFVIPDILANAGGVTVSYFEWVQNRQRFYWTEEKVNAELEELIVDAFDALVDTFETHDVDNARIAAYVVAIQRVADSFEEAGSWP; this is translated from the coding sequence ATGGCCGAGGAAGCGAATCCGTTCGAGAGTCTCCAGTCACAGATCGACGACGCGGCGGCCTACCTCGAGGTGGACGACGACGTCATCGAGCGTCTCAAACACCCCGAGCGCGTGCTCGAAACGAACCTCACCGTCGAGATGGACGACGGGTCGCTCGAGCGATTCAAGGCGTTTCGCTCGCAGTTCAACGGCGACCGCGGCCCGTACAAGGGTGGCATTCGCTATCACCCGCAGGTCTCACGGGACGAAGTCAAGGCCCTATCGGGCTGGATGACCTACAAGACGGCGACCGCCGACATCCCGCTGGGCGGCGGGAAGGGCGGAATCATCATCGATCCCGCCGACTACTCCGAGAGCGAACTCGAGCGCGTCACTCGCGCGTTCGCGAAGGAACTCCGCCCGCTGATCGGCGAGGACCGGGACGTCCCCGCGCCCGACGTGAACACGGGCCAGCGGGAGATGAACTGGATCAAAGACACCTACGAGACCCTCGAGAACACCACGGAGCCGGGCGTCATCACGGGGAAGAACCTCGCGAGCGGTGGTAGCGAGGGGCGCGTCGAAGCGACGGGCCGCTCGACGGTCATCGCCGCCCGCGAAGCGTTCGACTACCTCGACAAGGACCTCGAGGGCGCGACCGTCGCCGTGCAGGGCTACGGCAACGCCGGATGGATCGCCGCGAAACTGATCGACGAGATGGGCGCGACCGTCGTCGCCGCCAGCGACTCGAGCGGCGCGATCTACAACCCGGACGGCTTCGATCCAGTCGCCGCGAAGGATCACAAGAACGAGACCGGTAGCGTCATCGGCTTCGAGGGGAGCGAGGAGGAACTCACCAACGAGGACCTCCTGACGCTCGACGTCGACCTGCTGATCCCCGCCGCCCTCGAGAACGCCATCGACGCCGACCTCGCGGAAGACGTCGAGGCGGACGTCATCTCCGAGGCCGCCAACGGGCCGCTGACGCCCGGCGCCGACGAGGTGCTCGCGGAGAAGGACGTCTTCGTCATTCCCGACATCCTCGCCAACGCCGGCGGCGTCACCGTCTCGTACTTCGAGTGGGTCCAGAACCGCCAGCGCTTCTACTGGACCGAGGAGAAGGTCAACGCGGAACTCGAGGAGCTCATCGTCGACGCCTTCGACGCCCTCGTCGACACCTTCGAAACCCACGACGTCGATAACGCGCGCATCGCCGCGTACGTCGTCGCGATTCAGCGAGTCGCCGACTCGTTCGAAGAGGCCGGTAGCTGGCCCTAA
- a CDS encoding Cdc6/Cdc18 family protein, with product MADQAGDPLFQSHDPIFDRKELLHVGHVPDEERIVGRDDEIESVAAEVGAITRGDPPNNVMIYGKTGTGKSLISRHVATRARNASRGNDVDCGVLYVDCSEANTETRATRQLALSLKEGTGYEGNIPVRGVGTMEYYQHIWDVLEAFFDAVIVILDEIDKLDNSNILMQLSRAREAQKTDAYIGVIGISNKVKYRETLDERIDSSFGHRELFFHPYDASQLREIMRNREDAFQSGVLEDGTIELCAALAAKKHGDARKAIEILKEAGELARRTGSETVSEDHIKQAQEVAEINRIEELTSGATVHAKLALYALASHIVTGERETYKTREIYERYGSVCDLIATDPITENGLYRQLKEQAFLGVIESEKTGGGRSQGSYLLHRLVTDPKHIVKAVRRDSSLEDLPTYDDLAGTERATTDRDADLSSFS from the coding sequence ATGGCTGATCAGGCAGGGGATCCGCTTTTCCAATCTCACGATCCGATCTTCGATCGGAAGGAACTCCTCCACGTCGGGCACGTCCCCGACGAGGAACGGATCGTCGGCCGGGACGACGAGATCGAATCCGTCGCCGCCGAAGTCGGCGCGATCACGCGCGGTGACCCGCCGAACAACGTGATGATCTACGGGAAGACCGGCACCGGAAAGAGTCTCATCTCCCGACACGTCGCGACTCGAGCGCGGAACGCGTCCCGGGGGAACGACGTCGACTGCGGCGTCCTCTACGTCGACTGTTCGGAGGCGAACACGGAGACGCGGGCGACGCGCCAGTTGGCGCTCAGTCTCAAGGAGGGGACCGGGTACGAGGGGAACATTCCGGTCCGGGGTGTCGGCACGATGGAGTACTACCAGCACATCTGGGACGTGCTCGAGGCGTTCTTCGACGCGGTCATCGTTATCCTGGACGAGATCGACAAACTGGACAATAGCAACATCCTGATGCAACTCTCGCGGGCCCGCGAGGCCCAGAAGACGGACGCCTACATCGGTGTCATCGGGATCAGTAACAAGGTCAAGTACCGGGAAACGCTCGACGAGCGCATCGACAGCAGCTTCGGTCACCGCGAACTGTTCTTCCACCCCTACGACGCCTCACAGCTCCGGGAGATCATGCGAAACCGCGAGGACGCCTTTCAGTCCGGCGTGCTCGAGGACGGGACGATCGAGCTCTGTGCCGCGCTCGCGGCCAAGAAACACGGCGACGCGCGGAAGGCCATCGAGATTCTGAAAGAGGCCGGCGAACTCGCCCGTCGGACCGGGAGCGAGACGGTCTCGGAGGACCACATCAAGCAGGCCCAGGAGGTCGCCGAGATCAATCGAATCGAGGAACTGACCAGCGGTGCCACGGTCCACGCGAAACTCGCCCTCTACGCACTGGCGAGTCACATCGTCACCGGCGAGCGAGAGACGTACAAGACCCGCGAGATCTACGAGCGCTACGGCAGCGTCTGCGATCTGATCGCGACCGATCCGATCACCGAGAACGGCCTCTACCGCCAGCTCAAGGAACAGGCCTTCCTCGGCGTCATCGAGTCCGAGAAGACCGGCGGCGGCCGCTCGCAGGGGAGCTACCTCCTCCACCGGCTCGTTACCGATCCGAAACACATCGTCAAAGCCGTGCGGCGGGATTCGTCGCTCGAGGATCTTCCGACGTACGACGACCTCGCTGGCACCGAGCGGGCGACGACGGATCGGGACGCCGATCTCTCGTCGTTCTCCTGA
- a CDS encoding transposase gives MSVVVRRTNTFAVRPLSTQDEQLLRDLLDASASLWNELTYERRQNFFDGESVWDTADYRKQYVGVLGSATAQQVIRKNSEAWRSFFATREGGEDTAPPGYWGNEDEGRELRTYLRNDQYTLETGERSRLEVPVGQDLKEEYGLGYHDRLRLEVTGHPKWDGEQGRLELYYDEVDDTFRAIQPVTVPDSRQDSPLALEEAALDVGANNLVACTTTTGQQYLYEGRDLFARFRETTGEIARLQSKLREGRYSSRRIRRLYRKRTRRRDHARDALVRDLIERLYDEGVATMYVGDLTDVLSEHWSTVVNEKTHQFWAYRSFIDRLATTAEEYGIRIEVRSEAYTTAECPACGERDDTDRNGDVFRCSCGYEGHADLDASRTFLERQAGTNLGVGSMARPVRLKWDDHNWSESPRSPERASPNEERTNRSTDDGKLASVGTA, from the coding sequence ATGTCTGTTGTCGTGAGGCGAACCAACACGTTCGCGGTGCGCCCGCTCTCCACGCAGGACGAGCAACTGCTCCGCGACCTGTTGGACGCCTCCGCCAGTCTGTGGAACGAACTTACCTACGAACGTCGCCAAAACTTCTTCGACGGCGAATCGGTGTGGGACACCGCCGACTACCGCAAGCAGTACGTCGGCGTCCTCGGCTCCGCCACCGCCCAACAAGTCATCCGCAAGAACAGCGAGGCATGGCGGTCGTTCTTCGCTACTCGAGAAGGTGGTGAGGACACCGCCCCGCCGGGCTACTGGGGCAACGAGGACGAGGGGCGGGAGTTGCGGACGTACCTCCGCAACGACCAGTACACCCTCGAAACCGGCGAGCGGAGCCGACTCGAAGTCCCCGTCGGCCAAGACCTGAAAGAGGAGTACGGCCTTGGCTACCACGACCGTCTGCGCCTCGAAGTCACTGGCCACCCGAAGTGGGACGGCGAGCAGGGCCGGTTGGAACTGTACTACGACGAGGTAGACGACACGTTCAGAGCCATTCAGCCTGTCACCGTACCCGATTCTCGACAGGATTCACCACTGGCTTTGGAAGAAGCCGCGCTGGACGTGGGCGCGAACAACCTCGTCGCTTGTACCACTACGACCGGTCAGCAGTACCTCTACGAGGGGCGCGACCTGTTCGCCCGATTCCGCGAAACCACCGGAGAAATTGCCCGGTTGCAGTCGAAACTCCGGGAGGGCCGGTACAGCAGTCGCCGGATCCGACGCCTGTATCGCAAGCGAACGCGACGCCGCGACCACGCACGGGACGCGCTCGTGCGCGACCTTATCGAGCGACTGTACGACGAAGGTGTCGCTACGATGTACGTGGGCGACCTCACGGACGTGCTGTCAGAACACTGGAGTACAGTGGTGAACGAGAAGACGCACCAGTTCTGGGCGTACCGTTCGTTCATCGACAGGCTCGCTACGACCGCCGAAGAGTACGGTATCAGGATCGAGGTGCGGTCGGAAGCGTACACGACGGCGGAGTGTCCGGCGTGTGGCGAGCGCGACGATACAGACCGGAACGGCGATGTGTTCCGGTGTTCGTGTGGCTACGAGGGACACGCCGACCTCGACGCTTCGCGGACGTTCCTCGAACGGCAGGCTGGCACAAATCTGGGAGTGGGGTCGATGGCACGGCCCGTACGCCTCAAGTGGGACGACCACAACTGGTCGGAGTCACCACGCTCTCCCGAGAGGGCCAGTCCCAACGAGGAGCGCACAAACCGGAGTACCGACGACGGGAAACTTGCCTCCGTAGGTACGGCATAG
- a CDS encoding DUF5658 family protein encodes MSSDGAYPQFELPFDLSPTTLERALWVVVALSLVADVITTFVGLHLGLAESNPVARSAIEGHGLAGMLVLKAAAVGIALVCRPILPTAYRPIIPAGLVVPWTIAVCINVYTISNVL; translated from the coding sequence ATGAGCTCCGATGGCGCGTATCCGCAGTTCGAGCTCCCGTTCGATCTCTCGCCGACCACCCTCGAGCGCGCCCTGTGGGTGGTCGTCGCGCTCTCCCTGGTCGCCGACGTCATCACGACGTTCGTCGGCCTCCACCTGGGGTTGGCCGAATCGAACCCGGTCGCTCGGAGCGCGATCGAGGGACACGGGCTGGCCGGCATGCTCGTGTTGAAGGCGGCCGCCGTCGGTATCGCCCTGGTCTGTCGACCCATCCTCCCCACCGCCTACCGACCGATCATCCCTGCCGGGCTAGTGGTTCCGTGGACGATCGCGGTCTGCATCAACGTCTACACGATCTCGAACGTGCTGTAG
- a CDS encoding HpcH/HpaI aldolase/citrate lyase family protein: MGRRSVLFTPGDRPEMLRKAPEAGADVIVFDLEDAVAPQRKAEARETVREVLVDPAFDPDCEVCVRVNPSESLLIDDLAALLEPADDGDRRLDSVMAPKVDSQADVLDLADEIAKYDDSLPILALIENAAGVLAAPEIAAIRETNALVFGAEDLSADIGATRTAEGTEVLYARERVVLAAAANDCAAIDTLVTDFEDDARLREDAAFAVQLGFDGKLAIHPAQVGPINEAFTPADEEIAWAERVLEAKREADADGRGVFEVDGEMIDGPLIARAERIRDRAAAATDDN, encoded by the coding sequence ATGGGACGCAGAAGCGTGCTGTTCACCCCCGGCGACCGACCCGAGATGCTCCGAAAGGCGCCCGAAGCGGGCGCGGACGTGATCGTCTTCGACCTCGAGGACGCCGTGGCTCCCCAGCGCAAGGCCGAGGCCCGCGAAACGGTGCGCGAGGTGCTCGTCGACCCCGCGTTCGATCCCGACTGCGAGGTCTGCGTGCGGGTCAATCCGAGCGAGTCGCTGCTGATCGACGACCTCGCGGCGCTCCTGGAACCCGCCGACGACGGCGACCGCCGACTCGACAGCGTGATGGCGCCGAAGGTCGACTCGCAGGCGGACGTGCTCGATCTCGCGGACGAAATCGCGAAGTACGACGACTCGCTGCCGATCTTGGCGCTGATCGAGAACGCCGCCGGCGTGCTGGCGGCCCCGGAGATCGCCGCGATTCGGGAGACCAACGCGCTCGTCTTCGGCGCCGAGGACCTCTCGGCGGACATCGGTGCGACCCGGACCGCCGAGGGAACGGAGGTCCTGTACGCCCGCGAGCGCGTCGTGCTGGCCGCCGCGGCGAACGACTGTGCGGCGATCGACACCCTCGTCACCGACTTCGAGGACGACGCGCGACTCCGCGAGGACGCCGCCTTCGCCGTCCAACTGGGCTTCGACGGCAAACTCGCGATCCACCCCGCACAGGTCGGCCCGATCAACGAGGCGTTCACCCCCGCGGACGAGGAGATCGCGTGGGCCGAACGCGTCCTCGAGGCCAAACGCGAGGCCGACGCCGACGGTCGAGGCGTCTTCGAGGTCGACGGCGAGATGATCGACGGGCCGCTGATCGCTCGAGCGGAACGAATCCGGGACCGGGCCGCCGCAGCGACGGACGACAACTGA
- a CDS encoding NAD-dependent succinate-semialdehyde dehydrogenase yields the protein MSIESTNPATGEVVDTFDETSSEDREDRLERAAETFEEWSETPVEHRQGLLSAAADVLRDRSEEFAELMTEEMGKPVGQARDEVEKCAWVCDYYAEHAADFLDDEVVAGEPDARTVVAYQPLGPILAIMPWNFPFWQVFRFAAPNLAAGNVGLLKHASNVPGCATAIEDVFREAGFPEGAFTSLLMSSSEIDNVIADDRIRGVTLTGSDGAGRAVAETAGSELKKSVLELGGSDPFVVLEDAPMGKTVETAVQARLINNGQSCIAAKRFVVVDEVYDEFVERFVEEMDAQTVGDPMDEETDIGPQAREDLMEELHGQVEETLEAGGECKLGGEPMDRDGAFYPPTVLTDVPEDAPADQEELFGPVATVFRVPDEEAAIEKANDTRFGLGASVWTADLERGERVARQFESGLAFVNELVKSDPRLPFGGVKDSGYGRELARDGIREFVNTKTIWVQRDAGEET from the coding sequence GTGTCTATCGAAAGTACCAACCCGGCGACGGGAGAGGTCGTCGACACCTTCGACGAGACCTCGAGCGAGGACCGCGAGGATCGCCTCGAGCGGGCGGCCGAGACCTTCGAGGAGTGGAGCGAGACGCCCGTCGAGCACCGCCAGGGGTTGCTCTCGGCGGCGGCGGACGTCCTCCGCGACCGGAGCGAGGAGTTCGCCGAACTGATGACCGAGGAGATGGGCAAGCCCGTCGGGCAGGCCCGCGACGAGGTCGAGAAGTGCGCGTGGGTCTGCGACTACTACGCCGAACACGCCGCCGACTTCCTCGACGACGAGGTCGTCGCGGGCGAACCCGACGCGCGGACTGTCGTCGCCTACCAGCCGCTGGGACCGATTCTGGCGATCATGCCCTGGAACTTCCCCTTCTGGCAGGTGTTCCGCTTCGCCGCGCCCAACCTCGCGGCGGGTAACGTCGGCCTGCTGAAACACGCCTCGAACGTCCCCGGCTGTGCCACGGCGATCGAGGACGTGTTCCGCGAGGCCGGGTTCCCGGAGGGCGCGTTCACGTCCTTGTTGATGAGTTCCAGCGAGATCGACAACGTCATCGCCGACGACCGAATCAGGGGCGTCACCCTCACCGGGAGCGACGGGGCGGGTCGCGCGGTCGCCGAGACCGCCGGCAGCGAACTCAAAAAGAGCGTCCTCGAACTCGGCGGCAGCGATCCGTTCGTCGTCCTCGAGGACGCCCCGATGGGCAAGACCGTCGAGACGGCGGTCCAGGCGCGACTCATCAACAACGGCCAGTCCTGTATCGCGGCCAAGCGGTTCGTCGTCGTCGACGAGGTCTACGACGAGTTCGTCGAGCGCTTCGTCGAGGAGATGGACGCCCAGACCGTCGGTGATCCGATGGACGAGGAGACCGACATCGGGCCGCAGGCCCGCGAAGACCTCATGGAAGAACTCCACGGGCAGGTCGAGGAGACCCTCGAGGCAGGCGGCGAGTGCAAACTCGGCGGCGAGCCGATGGACCGCGACGGCGCCTTCTACCCGCCGACCGTCCTCACCGACGTCCCCGAAGACGCGCCCGCGGATCAGGAGGAACTGTTCGGTCCCGTGGCGACGGTGTTCCGCGTGCCCGACGAGGAAGCCGCCATCGAGAAGGCCAACGACACCCGGTTCGGCCTCGGCGCCAGCGTCTGGACCGCGGACCTCGAGCGCGGCGAGCGAGTCGCCAGGCAGTTCGAGTCCGGCCTCGCGTTCGTCAACGAACTCGTCAAGTCCGATCCCCGACTGCCCTTCGGCGGCGTAAAGGACTCGGGCTACGGCCGCGAACTCGCCCGCGACGGCATTCGCGAGTTCGTCAATACGAAGACGATCTGGGTCCAGCGGGACGCCGGCGAGGAAACCTGA